In Glandiceps talaboti chromosome 4, keGlaTala1.1, whole genome shotgun sequence, a single window of DNA contains:
- the LOC144434074 gene encoding glutaredoxin-2, mitochondrial-like: protein MGDEVDMSSPEAIFIQNMIHDKCVVVFSKTYCMYSQLAKEVFDELQAKYEVVELDQRDDGETLQDILGKMTGENTVPRVFVKGKCIGGGTETDDLYRSGKLEPMLRECGAI, encoded by the exons ATGGGTGACGAAGTTGATATGAGTTCTCCTGAAGCCATATTCATCCAAAACATGATACATGATAAGTGTGTAGTGGTCTTCTCTAAAACTTACTGTATGTATAGTCAGCTGGCTAAGGAAGTGTTTGATGAACTGCAAGCTAAGTATGAAGTGGTGGAACTTGATCAACGAGATGACGGTGAAACACTGCAGGATATATTGGGTAAAATGACAGGTGAAAACACT GTTCCAAGAGTGTTTGTCAAAGGGAAGTGCATAGGAGGAGGAACAGAAACAGATGATTTGTACAGATCAGGCAAATTAGAGCCAATGCTGAGAGAATGTGGAGCCATATAG